A region of Dictyostelium discoideum AX4 chromosome 1 chromosome, whole genome shotgun sequence DNA encodes the following proteins:
- the gnt9 gene encoding GlcNAc transferase, whose product MKKIHLLFLFIFILTIITITFFKNSNKPESIKNNRNNYNNNNNNNNNNNNNNNFDNVNKNTNNKIVVNQFQDQNNNNNKFYNDERLKKNHQNNGQNDNNKIPQHENYLKKKRSPRPQPTFKKSNNNNDNNNLLEKLENKIQIINNNNSIEFLSMNKINCENGGIGFSSKCICSYGFNGDRCEIIDINNACTQVKMNIEYLYNPNLVSSDKCISSAPSICCWSKFRTISNISLTKLQDSTHSDLNQVPQHNDIIKSILTSYGPWTENDKKMISYLIKSNDNDITYQLKYNTNHFMSKHDQHDNHKKPKLAFVLMIHKIDLEALKLLFDNIYKPKHYYVIHIDNNFKDENLINQLKSFINKLYELKIKNNILLNSNYPNNIEILHTRFDGAWGSIALVYSEIASYTKLFDMLEHRHSITGRKEKWSHVINLSINDFPIKTIEKLEYFFASNGNIKRNFLNEEDKEKEIIRYNKPWVECKTIEDGKSNIVGFNFQNNDDNDENSGICGCSGMEHTMDRSKYKEGSQWHFLTYKFANYLISDFKAIKRLFSMKFSYIPDESFFQLAKSESYFFNETDSWDFSNYRFIPWYNSAIGLKVGLEEVENNFNNQTWSYFTRKVYTTDVKNAIIEKYLKD is encoded by the exons atgaaaaagattcatttactttttttgtttatattcatattaacaataattacaataacattttttaaaaattcaaataaaccagaatcaattaaaaataatagaaacaattacaacaataacaacaacaacaacaataataataataataataataattttgataatgttaataaaaatacaaataataaaattgtagttaatcaatttcaagatcaaaataataataataataaattttataatgatgaaagattaaaaaaaaatcatcaaaacaatggtcaaaatgataataataaaattccacaacatgaaaattatttaaaaaagaaaagatcaCCAAGACCACAaccaacttttaaaaaatcaaataataataatgataataataatttattagaaaaattagaaaataaaattcaaataataaataataataattcaattgaatttttatcaatgaataaaattaattgtgaAAATGGTGGAATTGGATTTTCAAGTAAATGCATTTGTTCTTATGGATTTAATGGTGACAGATGTGAGATtattgatataaataatgcATGTACACAAGTAAAGATGAATATTGAGTATCTCTATAACCCAAATTTAGTATCCTCTGATAAATGTATATCAAGTGCACCAagtatttgttgttggtcAAAGTTTAGAaccatttcaaatatttctttAACAAAATTACAAGATTCAACTCATTCAGATTTAAATCAAGTTCCACAACATAAtgatataattaaatcaattttaacaaGTTATGGACCATGGACTGAAAATGACAAGAAAATGATAAGTTatctaattaaatcaaatgataatgatatcacttatcaattaaaatataatacaaATCATTTCATGTCAAAACACGACCAACATGATAATcataaaaaaccaaaattagCATTTGTCTTAATGATtcataaaattgatttagaagctttaaaattattatttgataatatttataaaccaAAACATTATTATGTTATTCATA ttgataataattttaaagatgaaaatttaattaatcaattgaaatcatttataaataaattatatgaattaaaaataaagaataatatattattaaattcaaattatccaaataatattgaGATTTTACATACAAGATTCGATGGTGCATGGGGTTCAATTGCTTTAGTTTATAGTGAAATTGCATCATATACAAAGCTATTTGATATGTTAGAACATAGACATTCAATAACTGGTAGAAAAGAGAAATGGTCACATGTAATTAATCTctcaattaatgattttccaattaaaacaattgaaaaattagaatATTTCTTTGCaagtaatggtaatattaaaagaaatttcttaaatgaagaagataaagaaaaagaaattattagatataat aaaCCATGGGTAGAATGTAAAACAATTGAAGATGGTAAAAGTAATATTGTtggatttaattttcaaaataatgatgataatgatgaaaatagtGGTATTTGTGGATGTTCAGGTATGGAACATACAATGGATAGAAGTAAATATAAAGAAGGATCACAATGGCATTTTTTAACATATAAATTtgcaaattatttaatttcagattttaaagcaattaaaagattattcTCTATGAAGTTCTCTTATATTCCAGACGAATCATTCTTTCAATTGGCAAAGAGCGAatcttattttttcaatgaaACTGATAGTTGGGATTTCTCAAATTATAGATTCATCCCTTGGTATAATAGTGCAATCGGTTTAAAAGTTGGTTTAGAAGaagttgaaaataattttaataatcaaacttGGAGTTACTTTACTCGTAAAGTTTATACAACTGATGTTAAAAATgcaataattgaaaaatatttaaaagattaa